GTTCGTGAGTCTGCCGGCCCGCCGGCGCCATCTGGCGATATGCGCAAGCGCGATCGTGCTGCAGCTTGCCGCCGTCGACCTTTGTCTGGCGCAATCGGCGACGGGCAGCGCCGCTGCGTTACAACCCTGTGGCGATGTATTTGCCGCACCGGCCGGACCGTGGGATTACAACGATCCCCAGTATCAGAGCAACATCCGGCTTATGGAAACCGCCCATTTCACACCCAGGGTGCAGGCACTCGAGCGCGGCGAGAGCAGCGTCGAGATTCTCGATGATCTGTCGTTCGTCCTGCGATATGTCCCCAATCACTATCCGGTCCTGAACACCATCGCGCGCTACGAAGTTGAGAAAGGCGGCATTCCGCCGTTCTCGGAGCGGTGGCTGACCGCCGACTGCTGGTTCCAGCGTGCCCTGCAGTTCCGTCCCGATGATGGTCGTGTGTGGCTGATCTACGCGAACCTGCGAGCGCGGAAGAACCAGTACGATGCTGCACTGGAAGCCTACGAAAAAGCGCGAGTGCTGCTGCGTGATAACCCGGAGGTCCACTACAACATGGGCCTGCTCTACCTGAAGATGGCCGACT
This genomic interval from Gammaproteobacteria bacterium contains the following:
- a CDS encoding tetratricopeptide repeat protein → MTQFVSLPARRRHLAICASAIVLQLAAVDLCLAQSATGSAAALQPCGDVFAAPAGPWDYNDPQYQSNIRLMETAHFTPRVQALERGESSVEILDDLSFVLRYVPNHYPVLNTIARYEVEKGGIPPFSERWLTADCWFQRALQFRPDDGRVWLIYANLRARKNQYDAALEAYEKARVLLRDNPEVHYNMGLLYLKMADYEKARSHAELAYAGNYPLQGLRRKLAEKGYSLKN